The Deltaproteobacteria bacterium region TGGCCTCGCGCTGGCCCCTCCGTGGCCGCGAGGAGCAGAGGCTTCCCGACCGCGGTGACGCCGAGACGCGCGCGGCGCTGCACGTCGACGTGGCGGCGCCCTTCGGGCCGCTCGCCTTCACCTGCACCCACCTGCACTGGCGCTTCCACCATGGCGACACGAGGCTGCGACAGGTGCAGGCGCTGGCCGCGCGCGTGATCGCGCGCCGCCCGAAGGGCGGCTTCCCGCCGCTCGTGGTCGGCGACTTCAACGCCGAGCCCGAGTGGGACGAGATCCGCTACCTGACCGGAGGACACGCGATCGACGGCCGGACCGTCTACTTCCACGACGCCTGGCGCAAGGCGGGCCGCGCGGCGCCGCACCCGGGCGAGCCGCCCGGCTGCACCTGGTCCAACCGCAACCGCTTCGCGCGCCTCGCCCTCGAGCCCGACCGCCGCATCGACTACGTCTTCACGGGCTACCCGACCGCCCAGGGCCTGGGCCTCGTCGAGCGCTGCGAGGTGGCCTTCGACGACGCCGTTGACGGCGTCTGGCCGAGCGACCACTTCGGGGTGTACGCGGAGCTGCGGACGGAGGCGCTGGGGGAGGCCGCCTTCGCCTGACGGCGGCTCAGCGCGGGCGGCGGGCGCGGGCCCGGGCGGCCTGGGCGCCCGGGCGCTGGCGGCGCATGCTCTCGGCCTGCTCGAGAGCAGCCGCGGAGCGCATCCGGTTGGCGGACTTGCGGGTCGACTTCCGGGACGGGACGGTGCGCGAGTCCTCGAGCGCAACGGCCGCCTTCGGCGCTCGCCGCCGGGTGTTGCGTGCCGCGGTGCTGCCGTAGCCGGCCTTGCGGTCGCTCGCGCTGACGCCCGGAGCCGCGGTGTCGACGAAGGCATCGCGACGCAGCTTCTCGGGACGGGCGAGCGCGCGCTCGAGGGCCTCGCGCCCCTGTCCGACCCGGCGCCCGATCAGGCTGCCGTCGTCGTCGCGTCGGGGAGCCGCCGCCGGCCCGCTCGCGCGCCGGGTGCCCCGCTTCGTGCGGGGCTCCGACAGGCGCTGGCGCCCGAGCGCACGCCCGACCGCGCGTTCCACGCCGGCCGCGACCCACCGGAAGGCCTCCCGCGCGTCCGCAGCCCGCTCCTCGACGACGATGCTCGGGAGACCGTCCAGCACCACCTTCGCCCGGCAGACGGTGTCGACGCCGCCGCGCGGGCCGTTGACGTCCTCGAAACGCACGGAGATGCGCTCGATGCGCTTCGCGAACTTGCCGAGCCGGCGCCCGAGCCGCGCCCGCACCAGGTCCCGGAAGGCGGCTTCGAGCGGGATCCGGCTGCGGATCGCAAGCGGCGTGGTCGTGACGTCCGTTCGGCCGCGGCGGCTCCGGGTCGCTCGCGGCTGCGTTTCGGCGAAGGGCTGACGACGGGCCATCCGGCGAAGCTAGCCGGTGGAGTTCACGCGTCCACCCTGCACGCACGCGACCGCGTTCAGAACAAGGCCGTCTGCTCCCCCTTCGCGCCGGTCGTCCTGCGCGGCTTGCCTGTCTTCGCCGGCTTCGGCTCCTCGCGCAGCCACTTCACCTGGGAGACGGGCTTGGCCGCGAGGCGCACGCCGCGCGCCGTCACGCCCGTCGGCTCGAGCTGGCCGAGGTCGAAGGTCGCCTCCTTGACACGCTGGCGCTTGGCGGGCACGAACCTGAGCCAGGCCTGACCGCTGGCCTTCCCCGGGATCAGGAGATCCACCTTGCCCGCCTTGTCCTTGATCAGCGCGTACTCCTTGTTGCGGATGAAGCGCTCGATGCGGATGCGCTTGGCGAAGGGGATCCGCTTGGCGTCGCGGTAGACGACCGTGAACTCGGCGCCCTGCTCGGGGTCGAAGACGTCGCAGTGGAGCAGCTTGCCCGTGAAGAGCTGCTTCTCGGGCGCGGCCATGACCCGGAAGCTCCCGTCGTCGGCGATCCCGAGCACGAGGTCGTACTCGGTGACCTGGAGCGGGAAGCCCTCGCCCTTCACCGCGCTCCCGAAGAAGCCGCTCTCCGGGTCGTAGGAGAGCTTCAAGGTGGCGCGCGCCACCGCCTTCTTGTCGACCTCCTGGAAGGAGCCGATCCGGGTCCGGCGCGGGTACTCGTCGGCGTAGCGGTCGATCAGGCCCTGGAGCCACTGCACCGTGGTGCGGGTCAGGTGCTTCAGCTTCTTCGCGGTGGCGGCCAGGCGCTCCTCGATCTCTGCCTCCTCGGCCTTGCTGCGCTCGAGGTCGTAGGCCGAGATGCGGCGGATGCGCAGCTCGAGCAGGCGCTTCAGGTCGTCGTCGTCCATCGGGCGCACGAAGAGCCGGGCGTGCTTCTTCATGCCGGTGACGACCCGCTCGCGCACCGCCTCCTCGGTGCTGGCGTCCTCGAGCCCGCGGTAGACGCGCTTCTCGATGAAGATGCGCTCGAGGGTGAGCCAGTGCCGGCGGTCGGCGAGCTGGCCCTGCTCCCACTCGAGCTCGGCCCGGATCCGCTCGCGGAGCTGCTCCGTGAGCGCCTTCAAGACCTCGCTCGCGCTCCTCTCGACCGGCGTGCGCCCGTCGATCACGACGATGTTCGACGAGACGGAGACCTGGCAGTCGGTGTAGGCGTAGAGCTGCGGGATCACCTCCTCGGCGTAGGCGCCGCGCGGGAGCTGGAGCTCGATCTCGACCCGGTCGGTCGTGTAGTCGTGGATCGAGGCGATCTGCACGCGCCCGCGCCCGATCGCGGCCTCGATCGAGGCGATCACGCTCTCGGTGGTGGTGCCGAAGGGGATCTCGCGGATCACGATGCGCTTCTCGTCGCGCGCGTCGAGGCGCGCACGCACCGTCACCTTGCCGCGCCCGTCGTCGTACTCGGAGACGTCGGCGAGGCCGCCCTGCGGGAAATCGGGGTGCAGGGTGATCCGGCGCCCCTCGAGCAGGTCGATCTGGGCCTGCAGGAGCTCGATCGGGTTGTGGGGCAGGATCCGGGTCGCCATGCCCACCGCGATCCCGTCGGCGCCGAGCATCAGCACGAGCGGCAGCTTGGCCGGCAGGAAGACCGGCTCGCGGCTGCGGCCGTCGTAGCTCGGCACGAACTCGGTGAGCGCTTCGTTGAAGAGCGTCTCGAGCGCGAGCGCGGTGAGCCGGCACTCGATGTAGCGCGCGGCGGCAGCCGGGTGGCCGGTTAGCAGGTTCCCGAAGTTTCCCTGGCGGTCGATGAAGAGGCCCTTGTTGGCCAGCACCACGAGCGCGTCGCCGATCGAGGCGTCGCCGTGGGGGTGGAGCTTCATCGTCTCGCCGATCACGTTGGCCACCTTGTGGTAGCGGCCGTCGTGCATCTCGAAGAGCGTGTGCAGGATGCGCCGCTGCACGGGCTTGAGCCCGTCACGCAGGTCCGGGATCGCGCGGTCGAGGATCGCGTAGCTCGCGTAGTCGATGAAGTTGCGGCGCATCAGCGCGTCGAGGCCGGACACCTCAGAGCACCTCGACCGCGGACGCCAGGTTCTCGACGATGAAGGCCTTGCGCTCGGGCGTGTTCTTGCCCATGAAGAAGTCGAGGCAGCGGCCGATCTCGCCGATCCCGTGCACGGCCACCGGCGCAAGCCGCATCCGGGGCCCGATGAACTGCCCGAACTCCTTCGGGCTGATCTCGCCGAGGCCCTTGAAGCGCGTGATCTCGGGGCCGCGCAGCTCCTGCTCGGCGCGCTCGCGCTCGGCGTCGCTGAAGCAGTAGCGGGTCTCCTTGCGGTTGCGGACCCGGAACAGCGGCGTCTCGAGGATGTAGAGGTGCCCCTTCAGCACCAGCTCCTCGAAGTAGCGCAGGAAGTAGGTGAGCAGCAGGTTGCGGATGTGCATGCCGTCGACGTCGGCGTCGGTGGCGATCACGACGCGCGCGTAGCGCAGCCCCTCGATGCCGTCCTCGATGCCGAGGGCGCGCATCAGGTTGTAGAGCTCCTCGTTCTTGTAGATCGCGTCGCGCGAGAGGCCGTGGCAGTTGAGCGGCTTGCCGCGCAGCGAGAAGACCGCCTGGGTCTCGACGTCGCGGGTCTGGATCATGACGCCGCCCGCCGAGTCGCCCTCGGTCAGGAAGATCGTGGTCTCCTCGCGCTTGCGGGCCTTCGGGTCGTCGTAGTGGGCCCGGCAGTCGGTGAGCTTGGGGATCCGGATCGCCACCTTGCGCGCGCGCTCGCGGGCGTCCTTCTTGATCGCCGAGAGCTCCTTCCGCACGCGTTCGTTCTGGCGCACCTTCTCGAGGAGCCGCTCGGCGTCGTCGCGGTGCTCGTGGAGCCAGCGCACCACGCGCTCCTTCACGGCCGGCACGATCCAGCTCCGGACCTCGATGGAGCCCAGCTTGGTCTTGGTCTGCGCCTCGAAGACGGGGTCCTGGAGCTTGATCGCGACGGCGCCGACGAGCCCGTCGCGCACGTCCTCGCCGGCGAAGGACTTGCCCGCGAACTCGTTCACCGCCTTCAGGAGCCCCTCGCGGAAGGCGCTCTGGTGGGTGCCGCCGTCGTGGGTGTGCTGGCCGTTGACGAAGCTCCAGTAGCTCTCGCCGTAGGCGTGGGTGTGGGTGAAGGCGAACTCGAGCCGGTCGGCGGCGTGGTGGACGATCGGGTAGAGCGCCTCCTCGGTGCCCATCTCGTGGGCCAGGAGATCGGCGACGCCGCCCGCGGAGTGGAACCGCTCGCCGCCGTACTCGAGGGTGAGGCCGGCGTTCAGGAAGGCGTAGTAGCGCAGGCGCTGCGTGACGAACTCCTCGTTCCAGGCGAAGCGCCCGAAGAGCTCCGGGTCCGGCGTGAAGCGCACCCAGGTGCCGTCGCGCTCCGCGCCGGCCTTGCCGGTCTCGTCGTCGCGCAGCTTGCCGCGCTCGAAGATCGCGCGGCGCGTCTTCCCCTCGCGCCAGCTCTGGACCTCGAAACGGCTCGAGAGCGCGTTCACGGCCTTGGTGCCGACACCGTTGAGGCCCACCGAGAACTGGAAGACGTCGTCGTTGTACTTGCCGCCGGTGTTGATCCGGGAGACGCAGTCGAGGAGCTTCCCGAGCGGGATCCCGCGCCCGTAGTCGCGCACCTCGATCGCGTCGCCGTCGCGGCGCAGCTCGATCCGCTTGC contains the following coding sequences:
- a CDS encoding DNA topoisomerase IV subunit A; the protein is MSGLDALMRRNFIDYASYAILDRAIPDLRDGLKPVQRRILHTLFEMHDGRYHKVANVIGETMKLHPHGDASIGDALVVLANKGLFIDRQGNFGNLLTGHPAAAARYIECRLTALALETLFNEALTEFVPSYDGRSREPVFLPAKLPLVLMLGADGIAVGMATRILPHNPIELLQAQIDLLEGRRITLHPDFPQGGLADVSEYDDGRGKVTVRARLDARDEKRIVIREIPFGTTTESVIASIEAAIGRGRVQIASIHDYTTDRVEIELQLPRGAYAEEVIPQLYAYTDCQVSVSSNIVVIDGRTPVERSASEVLKALTEQLRERIRAELEWEQGQLADRRHWLTLERIFIEKRVYRGLEDASTEEAVRERVVTGMKKHARLFVRPMDDDDLKRLLELRIRRISAYDLERSKAEEAEIEERLAATAKKLKHLTRTTVQWLQGLIDRYADEYPRRTRIGSFQEVDKKAVARATLKLSYDPESGFFGSAVKGEGFPLQVTEYDLVLGIADDGSFRVMAAPEKQLFTGKLLHCDVFDPEQGAEFTVVYRDAKRIPFAKRIRIERFIRNKEYALIKDKAGKVDLLIPGKASGQAWLRFVPAKRQRVKEATFDLGQLEPTGVTARGVRLAAKPVSQVKWLREEPKPAKTGKPRRTTGAKGEQTALF
- a CDS encoding endonuclease/exonuclease/phosphatase family protein, translating into MTLKVATLNLWHDQGPWPARAERIRAWLDGLDPDVVGFQEALRAPGFDQVAELLGPRLPHRDFGCAAILRRESGTFEFGNAVASRWPLRGREEQRLPDRGDAETRAALHVDVAAPFGPLAFTCTHLHWRFHHGDTRLRQVQALAARVIARRPKGGFPPLVVGDFNAEPEWDEIRYLTGGHAIDGRTVYFHDAWRKAGRAAPHPGEPPGCTWSNRNRFARLALEPDRRIDYVFTGYPTAQGLGLVERCEVAFDDAVDGVWPSDHFGVYAELRTEALGEAAFA
- a CDS encoding DNA topoisomerase IV subunit B; this encodes MPRARKAYDESSIQTLDALAHIRLRSGMYIGRLGDGSHPQDGIYVMLKEVVDNAVDEFIMGAGKRIELRRDGDAIEVRDYGRGIPLGKLLDCVSRINTGGKYNDDVFQFSVGLNGVGTKAVNALSSRFEVQSWREGKTRRAIFERGKLRDDETGKAGAERDGTWVRFTPDPELFGRFAWNEEFVTQRLRYYAFLNAGLTLEYGGERFHSAGGVADLLAHEMGTEEALYPIVHHAADRLEFAFTHTHAYGESYWSFVNGQHTHDGGTHQSAFREGLLKAVNEFAGKSFAGEDVRDGLVGAVAIKLQDPVFEAQTKTKLGSIEVRSWIVPAVKERVVRWLHEHRDDAERLLEKVRQNERVRKELSAIKKDARERARKVAIRIPKLTDCRAHYDDPKARKREETTIFLTEGDSAGGVMIQTRDVETQAVFSLRGKPLNCHGLSRDAIYKNEELYNLMRALGIEDGIEGLRYARVVIATDADVDGMHIRNLLLTYFLRYFEELVLKGHLYILETPLFRVRNRKETRYCFSDAERERAEQELRGPEITRFKGLGEISPKEFGQFIGPRMRLAPVAVHGIGEIGRCLDFFMGKNTPERKAFIVENLASAVEVL